A stretch of the uncultured Desulfobacter sp. genome encodes the following:
- a CDS encoding SulP family inorganic anion transporter — protein sequence MNTIFRKAAPVRPIPAGVQLFPFLAWLKQLKKKTLRADMLAGLTGAFIVLPQGVSFAMIAGLPAQYGLYAAIVPPVIAALFGSSRHLVSGPTTAISIIVFSTLSPLAEPGSADYIRLALTLTFMAGLFQLGFGLVRLGTLINFVSHSVIVGFSAGAALLIATSQLKHALGLPVPSGSSFLTTWAFLLKSTAQINYYELWISLAALCCAIVIKAWKPRWPALLFALVAGALFSLALDGQAHGVRFLGKLNGQLPPMSAPDFTLDTLRMMAPGALAVAFLGLIEALSIARSIAVQSGQHIDGSQEFIGQGLSNIAGSFFSGYASSGSFTRSGVNYDSGAVSPLASIFSALFLAVIVLLVAPLTAYLPLSAMGGVILFVAFKLIDVHHIKEILKSSRPDTMVLLATFAGTLFFAIEFAIYTGILLSMAIYLTRTSHPHVTPLMPDPLDDRRTLIDAREISSSSCPQLTMVRIHGSLFFGAANHIAQALEEIDANNPKHLLIVGYAINFIDVSGAMVLVQEAQRRQKLGKNLYLCRLNRGVEHFLIHGDFMDKIGNSHLFKQESRAISIIYKRLDPKICHTCKIRIFHECPTDPTI from the coding sequence ATGAACACTATTTTCAGAAAAGCCGCCCCCGTTCGCCCGATACCTGCAGGGGTTCAACTTTTTCCCTTTCTGGCATGGTTAAAACAGCTTAAGAAGAAGACCTTGCGTGCAGATATGCTGGCAGGGCTTACGGGAGCCTTCATCGTATTGCCCCAAGGGGTCTCCTTTGCCATGATTGCCGGACTTCCGGCCCAGTATGGTCTTTATGCCGCCATTGTTCCGCCGGTGATTGCGGCCCTGTTCGGATCGTCCAGACATCTGGTCTCCGGTCCTACCACAGCAATCTCCATTATCGTTTTCTCCACCTTGAGCCCTCTGGCCGAACCCGGATCTGCCGATTACATCCGGCTGGCGTTGACTCTGACCTTTATGGCGGGCCTTTTTCAGTTGGGGTTTGGGCTGGTCCGTCTGGGTACCCTGATCAACTTTGTATCCCACTCTGTCATTGTGGGGTTCTCCGCAGGGGCCGCCTTGCTCATTGCCACCTCACAGCTCAAACATGCACTGGGCCTACCGGTACCCAGCGGATCTTCGTTTTTAACAACCTGGGCGTTTCTGCTTAAATCAACAGCTCAAATCAACTATTATGAATTGTGGATTTCCCTTGCTGCCCTTTGCTGTGCCATTGTCATCAAGGCCTGGAAACCCCGGTGGCCTGCACTGCTTTTTGCACTGGTTGCAGGCGCCTTGTTTAGTCTCGCCTTGGACGGCCAGGCCCATGGCGTCAGATTTTTAGGCAAGCTGAACGGTCAACTGCCCCCGATGTCAGCCCCTGATTTCACCCTGGATACATTGAGAATGATGGCGCCAGGAGCCCTTGCCGTGGCTTTCCTGGGCCTGATTGAGGCATTGTCCATCGCAAGATCCATTGCCGTTCAATCCGGCCAGCACATCGACGGTAGCCAGGAGTTTATCGGCCAGGGGTTGTCAAACATTGCGGGCAGCTTTTTTTCAGGGTATGCAAGCTCAGGCTCTTTTACCCGGTCCGGGGTGAATTATGATTCAGGTGCAGTCTCCCCGCTTGCTTCCATTTTTTCAGCCTTGTTCCTGGCTGTTATTGTTTTGCTGGTTGCCCCTTTAACCGCCTATTTGCCGTTATCAGCCATGGGTGGCGTGATTTTATTTGTGGCCTTCAAACTCATTGATGTCCACCATATCAAAGAGATCCTTAAAAGCAGCCGCCCGGATACCATGGTTCTTTTGGCCACCTTTGCAGGTACCCTGTTTTTTGCCATTGAGTTTGCCATTTATACAGGCATCCTGCTATCCATGGCTATTTACCTGACACGCACGTCCCATCCCCATGTCACCCCGCTGATGCCGGATCCTCTGGATGACCGCAGGACCCTGATAGATGCCCGGGAGATCAGCAGTTCCTCTTGTCCCCAGCTTACAATGGTCCGTATTCACGGCTCACTTTTTTTCGGTGCTGCCAACCATATTGCCCAAGCCCTGGAAGAGATAGATGCAAACAACCCCAAACACCTGCTGATTGTTGGATACGCCATTAATTTCATAGATGTATCCGGCGCCATGGTACTGGTCCAGGAAGCCCAGCGAAGACAAAAATTAGGCAAAAACCTGTACCTTTGCCGGCTCAACCGGGGTGTGGAACATTTTTTAATCCACGGTGATTTCATGGATAAAATCGGAAATTCCCATCTTTTTAAACAGGAAAGCCGGGCCATCAGTATTATCTACAAAAGGCTGGACCCAAAGATATGCCACACCTGCAAAATCCGCATTTTTCATGAATGCCCGACAGATCCCACAATCTGA
- a CDS encoding YegS/Rv2252/BmrU family lipid kinase: MKVLLIGNPVSSGGNTGKRIEILCDILQKGGHEVTTYLTRHAGDGKAQAFSLSRGIDRMVVVGGDGTLNEIINGLPADSSCPILQFPTGNANLLARDLKLPQKTAVIADLVEQGRIIQADTAVMNTHRFVMVAGIGFDARVTEEVKKVRSGKINNLSYVRPIIRAAKTRTSHPLFVSIDNGVIKAEAAAVLVSNVRNYAGVCEMAYDAGICTGLLDVIIFPRENLLAMLSYLICARFGNITKIKDVIYVKAQKSILVQSEDLLPVQLDGDFHGRHHEVLIRNQPGTLRLIVPDGFIK; the protein is encoded by the coding sequence ATGAAGGTTCTTCTAATCGGCAACCCGGTTTCCAGCGGCGGTAATACTGGTAAACGAATAGAAATCTTGTGCGATATTCTTCAAAAAGGCGGTCATGAGGTTACAACATATCTTACCCGCCATGCCGGTGACGGCAAAGCACAAGCATTTTCTTTAAGCCGGGGCATAGACCGAATGGTGGTGGTGGGCGGAGACGGCACTTTAAATGAAATCATCAATGGTCTGCCTGCTGATTCGTCCTGTCCGATCCTCCAATTTCCTACGGGAAATGCGAATCTGCTGGCACGGGATTTAAAGCTTCCACAAAAAACTGCGGTGATAGCGGACTTGGTTGAACAGGGACGAATCATTCAGGCTGATACGGCGGTGATGAATACCCATCGTTTCGTGATGGTTGCCGGAATAGGCTTTGATGCCAGAGTCACGGAAGAAGTAAAAAAGGTCCGCAGCGGGAAAATTAACAACTTAAGTTATGTGCGTCCGATTATTCGGGCTGCGAAAACCCGCACGTCACACCCTCTTTTTGTTTCTATTGATAATGGTGTTATCAAAGCTGAGGCAGCCGCAGTTCTGGTGTCTAATGTGAGAAATTATGCAGGTGTATGTGAGATGGCTTATGATGCAGGAATCTGCACCGGACTTCTTGATGTGATTATTTTCCCCAGGGAAAACCTTCTGGCGATGCTCTCTTATCTGATTTGTGCTCGGTTTGGAAACATCACAAAAATAAAGGATGTGATCTACGTTAAAGCCCAAAAAAGTATTCTCGTTCAATCTGAAGATCTTCTTCCTGTGCAACTGGACGGCGACTTTCATGGCAGACACCATGAAGTGCTTATTCGCAATCAGCCGGGCACGCTTCGACTGATCGTACCTGATGGATTTATTAAATAA